One window from the genome of Salvia splendens isolate huo1 chromosome 9, SspV2, whole genome shotgun sequence encodes:
- the LOC121746590 gene encoding RHOMBOID-like protein 2, with amino-acid sequence MSAQDIEGKGSAAETSYAVEERERSWISWLIPVFVLANVAMFVLLMYFNNCPKHIRRDDGKCVARFLSRFSFQPLSQNPLFGPSSSTLERLGGLSWEKVVHQHQGWRLISCIWLHAGLLHLLANMLSLVFIGIRLEQNFGFVRIGTIYLLSGFGGSVLSALFIRNSISVGASGALFGLLGAMLSELITNWSIYTNKVAALLTLIVIVVINLGLGILPHVDNFAHIGGFLTGILLGFILLPRPQFAWLERHNPAAGIRGVAPKYKGYQYVLLVVSVGLLIVGFSVGVVMLFRGVNAYERCHWCRYLSCVPTSKWKCDGI; translated from the exons ATGAGCGCGCAGGACATCGAGGGGAAGGGCTCAGCAGCAGAAACCTCGTACGCGGTcgaagagagggagaggagctGGATATCATGGCTGATTCCGGTCTTCGTGCTTGCCAACGTCGCCATGTTTGTCCTCCTCATGTATTTCAACAACTGCCCCAAGCATATCAGGAGAGACGACGGCAAGTGCGTCGCCCGCTTCCTTTCCCGCTTCTCCTTTCAGCCTCTCTCGCAGAACCCTCTGTTCGGCCCTTCTTCTTCCAc GTTGGAGAGATTGGGGGGTCTTAGCTGGGAGAAGGTGGTGCATCAGCATCAAGGCTGGAGGCTTATCTCATGTATCTGGCTACATGCTGGTCTATTGCATTTGCTTGCCAATATGCTCAGCCTCGTCTTCATCGGCATACGCCTCGAGCAGAACTTCGGATTTG TACGAATTGGCACAATCTATCTGTTATCTGGATTTGGTGGGAGTGTGCTTTCTGCTCTCTTCATAAGGAACAGTATCTCTGTTGGTGCATCTGGTGCACTTTTTGGGCTTCTCGGGGCAATGCTTTCCGAGCTCATCACAAACTGGTCTATATATACCAACAAG GTTGCAGCACTGTTGACTCTTATAGTGATAGTGGTGATCAATCTAGGCCTTGGGATTCTTCCTCACGTCGATAACTTTGCTCATATCGGTGGATTCCTGACGGGCATTCTCCTTGGATTCATCCTCCTTCCTCGTCCTCAGTTCGCGTGGCTGGAACGCCACAATCCTGCTGCTGGGATTCGTGGCGTGGCGCCCAAATATAAGGGGTACCAGTACGTGCTGCTCGTTGTGTCTGTGGGGCTACTGATCGTGGG GTTTAGTGTTGGAGTGGTGATGCTGTTCCGAGGGGTGAATGCGTACGAGCGATGCCATTGGTGCCGGTACTTGAGCTGCGTCCCAACCTCGAAATGGAAGTGCGACGGCATTTGA
- the LOC121746598 gene encoding probable methyltransferase PMT16 — MGGSSPHYTPLSKTTVTTGGIKRSKLYPLALLTILCSLSYLFGAWHNASPTVNCFTSNATTVEPEPEPNQSNVPQKLDFTTHHTAENDVALSGDVVKAFPPCDFKYTEYTPCEDQERSLRFDRSRLIYRERHCPEKKELLKCRIPAPHGYQNPFKWPLSRDLAWYANVPHKELTVEKAVQNWIRFEGDRFRFPGGGTMFPNGADAYIDDIGKLINLRDGSIRTAIDTGCGVASWGAYLLSRNVVTMSFAPRDTHEAQVQFALERGVPALIGVIASKRLPYPSRAFDMAHCSRCLIPWGQHDGAYLMEVDRVLRPGGYWILSGPPINWKKYWRGWERTMDDLNAEQMQIENVTRSLCWNKLVERSDISIWQKPLNHLSCKKSKKSSLFCPVQDPDKAWYTALETCLTPLPEVSDAGEVAGGEVEKWPRRLRAVPPRISRGSVDGVTPEIFHKDTELWRKRVAYYKNINNQLGKAGRYRNVLDMNAFLGGFAASLVQDPLWVMNIVPVEAKANTLGAIYERGLVGTYQSWCEAMSTYPRTYDLIHADSVFSLYQDRCEIEDIMLEMDRILRPEGGLIIRDDVDVLLKVKRIADALSWDSRIVDHEDGPLEREKLLFGVKLYWTAPAQS, encoded by the exons aTGGGGGGTTCTAGCCCACACTACACCCCTCTCTCAAAAACAACTGTAACCACCGGCGGAATCAAGCGATCCAAACTATACCCTCTCGCCCTCCTCACCATCCTCTGCTCCCTCTCGTACCTCTTCGGCGCCTGGCACAACGCCAGCCCCACCGTCAACTGCTTCACCTCGAACGCCACCACCGTTGAGCCCGAACCAGAACCCAACCAATCCAATGTACCACAAAAGCTCGACTTCACCACACACCACACGGCTGAAAACGACGTCGCTTTGAGCGGCGACGTCGTCAAGGCGTTCCCGCCATGCGATTTTAAATACACCGAGTACACGCCGTGCGAGGACCAGGAGAGGTCGCTGAGGTTCGACCGGAGCAGGCTGATATACCGGGAGCGGCACTGCCCGGAGAAGAAGGAGCTCCTGAAGTGCCGCATCCCGGCGCCGCACGGCTATCAGAACCCGTTCAAGTGGCCGCTCAGCCGCGACCTCGCCTGGTACGCCAACGTCCCGCACAAGGAGCTCACCGTCGAGAAGGCCGTCCAGAACTGGATCCGCTTCGAGGGCGACCGCTTCCGCTTCCCCGGCGGCGGCACCATGTTCCCCAACGGCGCGGATGCCTACATTGACGACATCGGGAAGCTCATCAATCTTAGAGACGGCTCCATCCGGACCGCTATCGACACTGGCTGCGGg GTTGCAAGCTGGGGAGCGTATCTTCTATCACGGAACGTGGTGACGATGTCGTTTGCACCGAGGGATACCCATGAAGCACAGGTGCAGTTTGCTCTGGAGCGCGGGGTTCCTGCTCTGATTGGTGTCATTGCCTCCAAGAGGCTCCCTTACCCCTCACGAGCCTTCGACATGGCTCATTGCTCGCGCTGCCTCATCCCATGGGGCCAACATG ATGGGGCATACTTGATGGAGGTAGACAGGGTTTTGAGGCCGGGTGGATACTGGATCCTCTCGGGCCCACCAATCAACTGGAAGAAATACTGGAGAGGGTGGGAGAGGACAATGGATGATCTCAATGCGGAGCAGATGCAGATTGAGAATGTTACAAGGAGTTTATGCTGGAATAAATTGGTTGAGAGAAGTGACATCTCCATATGGCAAAAGCCTCTCAATCATTTGAGTTGCAAGAAATCCAAGAAGAGCTCTTTGTTTTGCCCTGTACAGGATCCGGACAAAGCCTG GTATACGGCCTTGGAGACGTGCCTGACCCCGTTGCCTGAGGTGTCCGATGCAGGGGAAGTAGCAGGAGGCGAGGTGGAGAAATGGCCGCGTAGATTGAGGGCTGTGCCTCCCAGGATTAGCAGGGGGAGTGTTGATGGAGTTACACCTGAGATCTTCCACAAGGATACAGAGCTATGGCGTAAGCGAGTTGCTTATTACAAGAACATCAACAACCAGCTTGGGAAGGCTGGGAGATACCGTAACGTCCTTGACATGAACGCCTTCTTGGGTGGATTCGCTGCTAGTTTGGTCCAAGATCCACTTTGGGTGATGAACATTGTTCCAGTCGAGGCTAAGGCCAACACGCTAGGCGCCATCTACGAGCGAGGACTGGTTGGGACTTACCAGAGCTG gTGTGAAGCCATGTCAACTTATCCCAGAACGTACGATCTCATTCATGCTGATTCGGTTTTCAGCCTCTACCAAGATAG GTGCGAAATAGAAGATATAATGTTGGAAATGGATCGGATATTGAGACCAGAAGGAGGCTTGATCATTCGAGACGATGTGGATGTGTTGTTGAAGGTGAAGAGGATTGCAGATGCATTGAGTTGGGATAGTAGGATTGTGGATCATGAAGATGGGCCATTGGAGAGAGAGAAGCTTCTGTTTGGAGTGAAGTTGTATTGGACAGCCCCAGCTCAGAGTTGA